From the genome of Vicia villosa cultivar HV-30 ecotype Madison, WI linkage group LG2, Vvil1.0, whole genome shotgun sequence, one region includes:
- the LOC131647488 gene encoding extensin-3-like, translated as MGSQMASIALTIALTILSLTLPSHANNYIYSSPPPPPKPYYYHSPPLPVHSPPPPYHYSSPPPPPPEKPYKYPSPPPPVYKYKSPPPPVYNSPPPPYKYSSPPPPPHIYPSSPPPVYKYNSPPPPYKYISPPPTPGKPFKFPPPPSPIYKYKSPPPPVYSPPPIYKYKSPPPPVYSPPPIYKYKSPPPPVYSPPPIYKYKSPPPPVYSPPPIYKYKSPPPPNYSPPPIYKYKSPPPPVYSPPPPVYKYKSPPPPIYSPPPPHYVYSSPPPPVYSPPPPHYIYASPPPPYHY; from the coding sequence ATGGGGTCTCAAATGGCCTCTATTGCTCTCACTATTGCATTGACAATACTCTCTCTCACCTTGCCATCTCACGCAAACAATTACATCTATTCTTCTCCACCACCACCGCCTAAGCCTTACTATTACCATTCTCCACCACTACCAGTGCACTCACCTCCTCCACCTTATCATTACAgttcaccaccaccaccaccaccagagAAGCCATACAAATATCCTTCTCCTCCTCCACCAGTTTACAAGTACAAGTCACCACCTCCACCGGTGTACAACTCACCTCCTCCACCATATAAGTATTCATCTCCACCACCTCCTCCTCACATATATCCATCATCACCACCACCAGTCTACAAGTACAACTCACCTCCTCCTCCTTACAAATATATATCTCCTCCTCCAACACCTGGAAAGCCATTCAAGTTTCCACCTCCACCTTCACCGATTTATAAATATAAGTCTCCTCCTCCACCTGTTTACTCACCACCACCAATTTATAAATACAAATCTCCTCCTCCACCTGTCTACTCACCACCGCCAATTTACAAATACAAATCTCCTCCTCCACCTGTCTACTCACCACCGCCAATTTATAAATACAAATCTCCTCCTCCACCTGTTTACTCACCACCACCAATTTACAAATACAAATCTCCTCCTCCACCTAACTACTCACCACCTCCGATTTACAAATACAAATCTCCTCCGCCACCTGTATACTCACCACCACCACCAGTTTACAAATATAAATCTCCTCCTCCACCGATTTACTCACCACCTCCACCACACTATGTCTACTCTTCACCTCCTCCACCAGTATATTCCCCTCCTCCACCACATTACATCTATGCATCACCTCCCCCACCTTACCACTACTAG